A region of Malaciobacter marinus DNA encodes the following proteins:
- the tssC gene encoding type VI secretion system contractile sheath large subunit, protein MTTEQVSQNNISDIEQLSLLDNIVAQTSINQNDDSYSVVKTGVEALVEELIKSDNKEEKVNKSIIDKMIAEIDEKISAQMDEVLHHEQFQALESKWKGLYMLVERTDFRQNILMEFINVSKEELIEDFEDSLDITKTGLYKHVYSAGYGQFGGEPVGTIIADYELSPSNMDIKFLNKVASISAMSHAPFISAAGPKFFGLDSFEGLPDLKDIEDVMTSPQFAAWKGFRKNEDSRYVGLTLPRFLLRPPYDPEDNPISNFVYKEDVSKSHEDYLWGNTVYAFASKLTDSFASYRWCTNIIGPKSGGEVRDLPVHTFESMGDIEMKIPTEVLVSDRREYELSEQGFIPLIMRKGSNTAAFFAASSAQEPKLFANTPEGNEAQLNYKLGTQLPYLFAITRMSHYIKVLQREYIGSWRERSDLERELNKWAKQYVANQENPSAEIRSKRPFKDIAIDVEDVADDPGWYKVRISLRPHFKYMGASFELSLVGKLDKE, encoded by the coding sequence ATGACTACAGAACAAGTTTCACAAAACAATATTTCAGATATAGAACAATTAAGTTTATTAGATAATATTGTAGCTCAAACAAGCATAAACCAAAATGATGACAGCTATTCAGTTGTAAAAACAGGCGTAGAAGCACTTGTAGAAGAATTAATTAAATCTGATAATAAAGAAGAAAAAGTTAATAAATCTATAATAGATAAAATGATTGCAGAAATAGATGAAAAAATATCTGCTCAAATGGATGAAGTTTTGCATCATGAGCAGTTTCAGGCATTAGAATCAAAATGGAAAGGTCTTTATATGTTAGTTGAAAGAACTGACTTTAGACAAAATATTTTAATGGAATTTATAAATGTATCAAAAGAAGAATTAATTGAAGATTTTGAGGATAGCTTAGATATTACAAAAACAGGTCTTTATAAGCATGTATATAGTGCAGGATATGGACAATTTGGTGGGGAACCAGTAGGTACTATTATTGCTGATTATGAACTTTCTCCTTCAAATATGGATATAAAATTTTTAAATAAAGTAGCCTCAATTTCTGCAATGAGTCATGCACCTTTTATTAGTGCAGCAGGTCCTAAGTTTTTTGGACTAGATAGTTTTGAGGGGCTTCCTGATTTAAAAGATATAGAAGATGTAATGACATCTCCACAATTTGCAGCTTGGAAAGGCTTTAGAAAAAATGAAGATTCAAGATATGTAGGACTTACTCTTCCTAGATTTTTACTTAGACCTCCTTATGATCCAGAAGATAATCCTATTTCAAATTTTGTTTATAAAGAAGATGTTTCAAAAAGTCATGAAGATTATTTATGGGGAAATACAGTTTATGCTTTTGCAAGTAAATTAACTGATAGTTTTGCAAGTTATAGATGGTGTACTAATATAATAGGACCAAAATCAGGTGGTGAAGTTAGAGATTTACCTGTACATACTTTTGAGAGTATGGGTGATATTGAGATGAAGATACCAACAGAAGTTTTAGTTTCAGATAGAAGAGAGTATGAATTATCTGAACAAGGTTTTATTCCATTGATTATGAGAAAAGGAAGTAATACTGCTGCATTCTTTGCTGCTAGTTCAGCACAAGAGCCAAAACTTTTTGCAAATACTCCTGAGGGTAATGAAGCACAATTAAATTATAAATTAGGTACTCAATTACCATATTTATTTGCCATTACAAGAATGTCTCATTATATAAAAGTATTGCAAAGAGAGTACATTGGTTCATGGAGAGAAAGATCAGATTTAGAAAGAGAACTTAATAAATGGGCTAAGCAGTATGTTGCAAATCAAGAAAATCCAAGTGCAGAAATTAGAAGTAAAAGACCTTTTAAAGATATTGCAATTGATGTTGAAGATGTTGCTGATGATCCAGGTTGGTATAAAGTTAGAATTTCATTAAGACCTCATTTTAAATACATGGGTGCAAGTTTTGAGTTATCACTTGTTGGTAAGTTAGATAAAGAGTAA
- a CDS encoding sirohydrochlorin chelatase, with protein sequence MKLLVIIAHGSRLESSNKEIQNLAEKLIINNIDDNLKITYAFLELCEPTIYKSIKNEIVNGCNEIEVFPYFLAAGKHVKDDIPKEIDKLKEEYPDIKFKILPHLGSCKEIVPLIFSQLQDKE encoded by the coding sequence ATGAAATTATTAGTAATTATTGCCCATGGAAGTCGATTAGAAAGTTCAAATAAAGAGATACAAAATTTAGCAGAAAAATTAATAATAAATAATATTGATGATAATTTAAAAATCACCTATGCATTTTTAGAGTTATGTGAACCCACAATTTATAAAAGCATAAAAAATGAAATTGTAAATGGATGTAACGAAATAGAAGTTTTTCCATATTTTCTTGCAGCAGGTAAACATGTAAAAGATGATATTCCAAAAGAAATAGATAAATTAAAAGAAGAGTATCCAGATATTAAATTTAAGATTCTTCCACATTTAGGAAGTTGTAAAGAAATTGTACCACTTATATTTTCACAATTACAAGATAAAGAGTAA
- the tssE gene encoding type VI secretion system baseplate subunit TssE: MYKGSLFERLSSSFDDKQFDSKEEALYASIANNLSRIFSTNAGSAEISKDYGKVDLNNINLSMNDSIEFIEKSSQNAIKKFEPRLYKTKVGILRENLSFNEMTILIQGYLVINGRSKKVSYRANLLKNGKVKIFKDDI, translated from the coding sequence ATGTATAAGGGAAGTTTATTTGAAAGATTATCCTCAAGTTTTGATGATAAACAGTTTGATTCAAAAGAAGAAGCATTATATGCATCAATTGCAAATAATCTTTCAAGAATCTTCTCTACAAATGCAGGAAGTGCTGAAATATCGAAAGATTATGGAAAAGTAGATTTAAATAATATAAATTTAAGTATGAATGACTCTATTGAATTTATAGAAAAAAGTTCACAAAATGCTATAAAAAAGTTTGAGCCTAGATTGTATAAAACAAAAGTTGGAATTTTAAGAGAAAATTTAAGTTTTAATGAAATGACAATTTTAATACAAGGATATCTAGTAATAAATGGTAGAAGCAAAAAAGTAAGTTATAGAGCAAATTTATTAAAAAATGGAAAGGTAAAGATATTTAAAGATGACATTTAA
- a CDS encoding TssA family type VI secretion system protein, whose translation MSALILQSIDDSIVGKDFKYDDAFLSIEQEIDKSHSAFFDGSTDWELVLNSTQDFLINKSKDFKIATWWIYSCWKVNSFIGLEVNLPIYINFINQFNDKLYPKSIKGKTNIIFWFEEQLTLEISQNFTSNIEVFYELFMELNNTFNKLLENEDVYFKKIINILKAKLQEQNAKEELKKKEQVTQINKQKDELDSHKAISFLRELKKDASKLAHFYREEDFIELKALRITRFLSWLETDGLPLNENSITQLNPPSILEIDEVKSLYKNSNYDDAVKLIEEIVEVSPFWFDGHYYIYNIFKKLNKEKQANEVKNLLIYFLKTNEGILDLKFKDHSNFASPKTKKWLNENMQENANSSNKNNDCEFEVDETLNFKEAINLIDKKYISSQNIKDKFLLRLKQMQLAIENNKESMALALFDELEKYIVKHNLIQWDAKLVSEVYVLFLSSFSNIQVENEQIEKYYSLLCKIDINSALKINI comes from the coding sequence TTGAGTGCATTAATTCTTCAATCAATTGATGATTCAATTGTGGGAAAAGATTTTAAATATGATGATGCTTTTTTATCGATTGAACAAGAAATAGATAAAAGTCACAGTGCTTTTTTTGATGGTTCTACAGATTGGGAGTTAGTATTAAATAGTACTCAAGATTTTCTTATAAATAAAAGTAAAGATTTTAAGATTGCAACTTGGTGGATATATTCATGTTGGAAAGTAAACTCTTTTATAGGATTAGAAGTTAATCTTCCTATTTATATAAATTTCATAAATCAATTTAACGATAAATTATATCCTAAATCTATTAAAGGTAAAACAAATATTATTTTTTGGTTTGAAGAACAGTTGACTTTAGAAATAAGCCAAAATTTTACTTCTAATATTGAAGTTTTCTATGAACTTTTTATGGAACTTAACAATACTTTTAATAAATTATTAGAAAATGAAGATGTATATTTTAAAAAGATTATAAATATACTTAAAGCTAAACTACAAGAACAAAATGCAAAAGAAGAACTGAAAAAAAAAGAACAAGTTACTCAAATTAATAAACAAAAAGATGAATTAGATTCACATAAAGCAATATCTTTTTTAAGGGAATTGAAAAAAGATGCTTCAAAATTAGCACATTTTTATAGAGAAGAAGATTTTATTGAGCTTAAAGCATTAAGAATTACAAGATTCTTGTCTTGGCTTGAAACTGATGGACTTCCTTTAAATGAAAACTCAATTACACAATTAAATCCTCCTTCAATATTAGAAATCGATGAAGTAAAAAGTTTGTATAAAAATTCAAACTATGATGATGCAGTAAAGTTAATTGAAGAAATTGTGGAAGTTTCTCCTTTTTGGTTTGATGGGCATTATTATATATATAATATTTTCAAAAAATTAAATAAAGAAAAACAAGCAAATGAAGTAAAAAATTTATTAATCTATTTTTTAAAAACAAATGAAGGAATACTTGATTTAAAATTTAAAGACCATAGTAATTTCGCATCACCTAAAACTAAAAAATGGCTTAATGAAAATATGCAAGAGAATGCAAATAGTTCAAATAAAAACAATGATTGTGAGTTTGAAGTAGATGAAACTTTAAATTTTAAGGAGGCAATAAACCTAATAGATAAAAAATATATTAGTTCACAAAATATAAAAGATAAATTTCTTTTAAGATTAAAGCAAATGCAATTAGCTATAGAAAACAATAAAGAGAGTATGGCTTTAGCACTATTTGATGAACTTGAAAAATATATTGTAAAACACAATTTAATACAATGGGATGCAAAACTTGTATCAGAAGTGTATGTACTTTTTTTAAGCTCATTTAGCAACATCCAAGTAGAGAATGAACAAATAGAAAAATATTATTCACTACTTTGTAAAATTGATATAAATAGTGCATTAAAAATAAATATTTAA
- the tssB gene encoding type VI secretion system contractile sheath small subunit, whose amino-acid sequence MNKQSESPKERINVTYKPATGDMTEEIEIPYKITLLGEYNPNEEKKPVEEKKVVKIDKNNFNDVLKAQDLSVTFNVDNKLTQEEDSSLNVDLKINSIKDFSPEKIVENIPELKVLMQLRQSLMALKGPLGNVPAFRKAIEDAISNKEERDKLMNELNLGVKE is encoded by the coding sequence ATGAATAAACAATCAGAATCACCAAAAGAGAGAATTAACGTCACTTATAAACCTGCAACAGGAGATATGACAGAAGAGATAGAAATTCCATATAAGATTACTTTATTGGGAGAATATAACCCAAATGAAGAAAAAAAACCTGTTGAAGAGAAAAAAGTTGTAAAAATAGATAAAAATAACTTTAACGATGTATTAAAAGCACAAGATTTATCTGTAACATTTAATGTTGATAATAAATTAACACAAGAAGAAGATTCTTCATTGAATGTAGATTTAAAAATTAATAGTATTAAAGATTTTTCACCTGAAAAAATAGTTGAAAATATCCCAGAATTAAAAGTTCTTATGCAATTAAGACAATCATTGATGGCTTTAAAAGGTCCATTAGGAAATGTACCTGCATTTAGAAAAGCTATTGAAGATGCTATTTCAAATAAAGAAGAAAGAGATAAATTGATGAATGAATTAAATCTTGGTGTTAAAGAATAA